One genomic region from Conexibacter woesei DSM 14684 encodes:
- a CDS encoding type II toxin-antitoxin system VapC family toxin codes for MAGVYLDTSALGRVVLDEPDGDAIGAALAGFEAVVSSRLLRIELHRLGLRTGIASEEIEGWLAGVAIVPLDDAILAAAEAVSPSSVATLDAIHLATALQLAAERHIASIMTFDARLAEGAREHGLDVITPS; via the coding sequence GTGGCGGGCGTCTACCTCGACACGAGCGCGCTCGGGCGCGTCGTGCTCGACGAACCTGACGGCGATGCGATCGGCGCGGCGCTGGCCGGGTTCGAAGCTGTCGTCTCCAGTCGTTTGCTGCGGATTGAGCTGCACCGTCTGGGGCTGCGAACGGGGATCGCCAGCGAGGAGATCGAAGGTTGGCTGGCGGGGGTCGCGATCGTGCCGCTGGACGACGCGATCCTCGCGGCGGCGGAGGCGGTCTCGCCGTCGTCGGTCGCGACGCTTGACGCGATCCATCTTGCGACCGCGCTCCAACTCGCCGCCGAGCGGCACATCGCGTCGATCATGACCTTCGACGCGCGGCTGGCGGAAGGTGCGCGCGAGCACGGGCTCGACGTGATCACGCCGAGCTGA
- a CDS encoding Lrp/AsnC family transcriptional regulator, whose product MVLHRVGCKARRCYGWAADNGKICSRKRVIQPMSRPQQRIQPMLDQLDRQIVCSLQLDGRASWGRIAEVLEVPERTVARRGLRLLGDKTLRMHAVPSTSTSPEDAELLVRLVCDHGTTLDVAKTLARNPNAYYVGVTSGSSDVYVTVYARGRGQTGALAERLIGARGVRHATAHTMLRLFTDASQWQAGALTDEQATGLRRPLIVGPKPSLDALDHELMQLLGQDARASAATLSAQLSASHTTVRRRLQSLFDTQVIRAQATIDLALLGMPVETVIWLDIHASRLEDAGKQLARERAVRFAIATTGPSNLVAMAAFADLDALYTFLTGTVGALPGLLGSGVTPILRVIKRGGGTLVPTSSVG is encoded by the coding sequence ATGGTGCTCCACAGGGTCGGGTGCAAGGCGCGGCGATGCTACGGTTGGGCCGCTGATAACGGCAAGATTTGCAGCAGAAAGCGGGTGATTCAGCCAATGTCACGGCCGCAGCAGCGAATTCAGCCAATGCTCGACCAGCTCGACCGGCAGATCGTCTGCTCGCTGCAGCTCGACGGGCGCGCCTCGTGGGGCCGCATCGCGGAGGTGCTCGAGGTTCCCGAACGGACGGTCGCTCGACGCGGACTGCGGCTGCTCGGCGACAAGACGCTGCGCATGCACGCGGTCCCGAGCACGAGCACCAGCCCGGAGGACGCCGAATTGCTCGTGCGCCTCGTCTGCGACCACGGCACGACGCTCGACGTCGCGAAGACGTTGGCCCGCAACCCGAACGCCTACTACGTCGGAGTCACGTCGGGCAGCAGCGACGTGTACGTCACGGTGTATGCCCGCGGGCGCGGCCAGACCGGTGCGCTCGCCGAGCGGCTGATAGGCGCGAGAGGGGTGCGCCATGCGACCGCGCACACGATGCTGCGCTTGTTCACCGACGCGAGCCAGTGGCAGGCCGGAGCGCTGACGGACGAGCAGGCGACGGGTCTCAGGCGTCCGCTGATCGTCGGACCGAAGCCGTCGCTGGACGCCCTCGACCACGAGCTCATGCAGCTGCTGGGACAGGACGCCCGCGCGTCCGCCGCCACGCTCAGCGCTCAGCTGTCGGCGTCGCACACGACGGTGCGGCGCCGGCTTCAGAGCCTGTTCGACACGCAAGTCATCCGCGCTCAGGCGACGATCGACCTCGCGTTGCTCGGGATGCCGGTCGAGACGGTGATATGGCTGGACATCCACGCGTCCCGCCTGGAGGACGCAGGCAAGCAGCTGGCACGAGAGCGGGCGGTCCGCTTCGCGATCGCCACGACCGGACCGTCGAACCTCGTTGCGATGGCCGCGTTCGCCGACCTCGATGCGCTCTACACGTTCCTCACCGGGACCGTGGGTGCGCTGCCAGGACTGCTCGGGTCCGGCGTCACGCCGATCCTGCGCGTGATCAAGCGCGGCGGCGGGACGCTGGTACCCACATCGAGCGTCGGCTGA
- a CDS encoding amidohydrolase family protein, protein MDAPLPPRGRYLIRDAYVITLDAERGDLPHGDVLVEDGEIVAVGEGLSSPGSEVLDGTGRILAPGLVDTHTHLWNGLLRGVIEQEPGRTYFEVKRRVARHYAPEESYVAARLGLADALMSGTTTVCDWDHNARSPEDVDAKLRAHRDSGMRTRYAYGNPDNHPRDEVMDLADVARVQREWLGTRDDGRLSLCVAVRGPARTERDILSAEWAFARDRGLPITLHLGGRRDDAARYADLMQMHRDGLLGPDVQVVHAVDVTDEEIAMLAATGTSVCLSPLTEYEGMGIPRITELLDAGVLVSLSVDTLAAPLSASLLAVMGTALTIERGRPRGKAMTARRMLELATIDGARDLGLDHLIGTITPGKRADLILVNRADLNMVPCADPLPVLVLCAQPANVDTVLVDGRVLKRNGVLTAVDPNELAAAATRALAAVLDRADWHQFALPALAEADA, encoded by the coding sequence ATGGACGCGCCTCTGCCGCCTCGCGGCCGCTACCTGATACGCGACGCCTACGTGATCACGCTCGACGCCGAGCGCGGCGACCTGCCGCACGGTGACGTGCTCGTCGAGGACGGTGAGATCGTCGCCGTGGGCGAGGGCCTGTCCTCGCCCGGCAGCGAGGTGCTCGACGGGACAGGCCGGATTCTGGCCCCCGGCCTGGTGGACACGCACACGCATCTGTGGAACGGGCTTCTGCGCGGCGTGATCGAGCAGGAGCCGGGGCGCACGTACTTCGAGGTCAAGCGGCGCGTCGCGCGCCACTACGCGCCCGAGGAGTCGTACGTCGCCGCCCGGCTCGGCCTCGCCGACGCGCTGATGTCAGGAACGACGACCGTCTGCGATTGGGACCACAACGCTCGCTCGCCCGAGGACGTCGACGCAAAGCTCAGAGCGCATCGAGACTCGGGCATGCGAACGCGCTACGCGTACGGCAACCCCGACAACCACCCGCGTGACGAGGTCATGGATCTCGCCGACGTCGCTCGCGTTCAGCGCGAGTGGCTCGGCACCCGTGACGACGGGCGACTGAGCCTGTGCGTGGCCGTTCGCGGGCCGGCACGCACCGAGCGGGACATCCTGTCGGCCGAGTGGGCGTTCGCGCGCGACAGAGGGCTGCCGATCACGCTCCATCTCGGTGGTCGCCGCGACGACGCCGCGCGCTACGCGGACCTGATGCAGATGCACCGGGACGGACTCCTCGGGCCGGATGTCCAGGTCGTTCACGCAGTCGACGTGACGGACGAGGAGATCGCCATGTTGGCAGCGACCGGCACGTCGGTCTGCCTCAGTCCGCTGACCGAGTACGAGGGGATGGGCATCCCTCGGATCACCGAGCTGCTCGATGCCGGCGTGCTCGTCTCGCTCTCGGTCGACACCCTTGCCGCGCCGCTGAGCGCAAGCCTCCTTGCGGTCATGGGAACGGCCCTGACGATCGAGCGCGGACGGCCGCGGGGCAAGGCCATGACCGCACGCCGCATGCTCGAGCTGGCGACCATCGACGGTGCGCGCGACCTCGGCCTCGACCACCTGATCGGCACGATCACCCCGGGCAAGCGGGCGGACCTGATCCTGGTCAACCGCGCCGACCTCAACATGGTCCCGTGCGCGGACCCGCTGCCCGTGCTCGTGCTCTGCGCCCAGCCGGCGAACGTCGACACCGTGCTGGTCGACGGTCGCGTGCTCAAGCGCAACGGGGTGTTGACCGCCGTCGATCCGAACGAGCTCGCGGCGGCGGCGACCCGGGCGCTCGCGGCGGT
- a CDS encoding type II toxin-antitoxin system Phd/YefM family antitoxin, translating into MSSVGVRELRQNLSRYLERVKEGASLDVTEHGRVVARLSPAGERVPEAYSALAADHGATLPSASLNDLIAHRTRRSTPAGTTDALLAEGRAERA; encoded by the coding sequence ATGTCGAGCGTGGGAGTTCGCGAGCTGCGTCAGAACTTGAGCCGCTATTTGGAGCGGGTCAAGGAGGGGGCGTCGCTGGACGTCACCGAACATGGTCGGGTGGTCGCTCGCCTCTCGCCTGCGGGTGAGCGTGTGCCGGAGGCGTACTCGGCGCTCGCCGCCGATCACGGCGCCACGCTGCCGAGCGCCAGCTTGAACGATCTGATCGCGCATCGGACACGGCGCTCGACTCCTGCCGGTACGACCGACGCGCTGTTGGCTGAAGGTCGCGCCGAGCGGGCGTAG